The sequence below is a genomic window from Mycobacterium sp. ITM-2016-00316.
GGGGTGCCGGCGCGCAGCACCCCGGAGTCCGACTCGATGGCCGCCCTACCCGGTCGGCTGTTCGCCGGGCCGGCGCTGGCGCAGCCGCCCGGTGCCACGGCCGCAGACGATCACGGCCTGCTGTTGGCGCTGGGCACCGGGGATGACGATGCGCTGGGCCGGTTGCGGGCCGGCGAGGCGACCAGCGTGGCGCTGCTGACCAGTACGGTGCTGGGGCTGTCCAGCTGCCCGGTGTCAGAGCCGCTCGAGATCGCCGAGACGCGTGCCGCGCTCCGATCCGAGGTGTTCGATGACGAAGCCTATCCACAGATGATGCTGCGCATCGGTTGGGCGCCGGTCGGTGCCGACCCGTTGCCCGCGACGGCGCGGCGAGCGGTCGACGACGTCGTGCACACCCTCGACGGTGGCCCGGTGTCTTAGGCCGGGTGGTCAGTCCAGCAGTACCGGTACGGTCCAGCGCACCGTGGTGCCGGATCCGGGCGCGGTGACGATGGTGCACGTCCCGCCGAGATGTTCTGCCCGCCAACGCATATTGGCAAGACCGCTGTGGCGCACGTTGTCTTCGGGTATGCCGTCGCCGTCGTCGGCGATCTCCACGGTGAAATCGTCGTCCACCATGACGGTGACGTTGATATGCGAGGCATGAGCATGACGCACCGCATTGCTGATGGCCTCACTGGCCACCGCCTCGGCGTGTTCGCACACCGCGGCGGCGACGCCGCCCAACGGACCGGCCACCCGCACCGAGGTGGCGATACCGCTGTCACCCGCCAGTTCGGAGATCAACGCTTGCAACCGGACCCGAAGATCAGCGTTCTTCGCGACGGGCGACTCCAATTTGAAGATGGTGGACCTGATGGTCTCGATGGTGCTCTGCAGTTCGTCGACCGTACGGGCCAGGCGATCGTTGACCTCCGGCGACCTCGACCGCGCGATGGTGCCCTGAACGTCCAAACCCGCGGCGAACAACCGCTGGATGACGTGGTCGTGCAGGTCGTGCGCGATGCGCTCCCGGTCGGCGAGCACCAGCAATTCACGTTCGCGTGCCCGCGACGATGCCAGGGTCAGTGCGATTGCGGCATGCCGTGCGAAGTCGCGGACGAGGTCCAGATAGGACGGGTCGAACGGTGCGTCATCCTGGTGGCGAGCGATGGCGAGGACGCCGATCACGGCGTCCTCGAGGGTCAGCGGCATGACGATCGCCGGCCGCTGACCGACATCGGTGAAGGACTGGATCGGGTGCAGGAACGACTCGGTGATGACCGGCATCTTGGACCGGAACACGCTGCCGCTGGTCGACGAATCGATGGGGACACGTTGTCCGACGACCTTCTCGGCGTGCAACCCCACCGCTGTGGACACGATCAAGGTCCGGGCGTCGTCGTCGGAATCGCCGGTCTCGGGCACCAGGACGATCGCCTGCTCGGCGTCGGTCAGGTCGCGGGCGCGTTCGGCGATCAGGCGCAGCGGGTTCTCCGACCCCGGGCCCCCTGAGAGGAGGGCCGTGCTGATCTCGCGGCTTGCCTGCATCCAGGTGGCGGCCGCCCGCACCCGCTCGAACAGGCGTGCGTTGTCGATGGCGACCGCGGCCGCGGACGCCAGCACCCGCACGGACACTTCGTCGCTCTCCGAAAACGTGGGGCCCGGCCGGTCGTGGGTGACGTACAGGCTCCCGTACACCTCGCCGCGGATGGTGATCGGAACCCCCAGGAAGGCGTGCATCGGGGGATGATGCGGCGGGAAACCGGCCGCCGCCGGGTGGTCGGCGAGATCATCGAGGCGCAGCGCCGGGGCGTCCTGCAGCGGAACGCCGAGTACACCCTTGCCGACCGGTAGCGGCCCGATACGTTCGACGAGTGCGGGGTCGATGCCCTGGTGCAGGAAGGACGTGAGTGCGCCGCCGCCGTCCCGCACCCCCAGCGCGCCGTACCGCGCACCGGTCAGCGTGATCGCCGCGTGGGTGATCCGATCGAGGGTGGCGTCCAGATCCAGGTCGGAGCTGATGCCCATGATGACGTGCAACAGCTTCTCGGTCTGATCGGAGGCGCCTTGCAGCTCATCGAGCTGCAGGTGTATCTCGCCGACCAGGTCGGGCTTGCCCAGATGGGTGAACGCCGACTCTTCGTTCTTGATTTCCACGGCACCCCCTGCGGGCCAGGGTACGCGCTCATGTGCGGCCGCAATACGGCGATGTGGGATCAGGGTTCGAGTTCCGGGGCGGTGTGGAAAGCCGTGGCCCGGCCGGGCCGGACGGCAGGCGCCGTGACCAAGGAAACCCAGGCAGAGGGCCTTTGGCCCTGCCTGCCGAGGGTGGGCCGGTGGTTCCCTGAGATGGGCCGATCAGCCCGGTCGCAGGGACTCATCGAGGGAGACGACATGAACGTGTCGCAACGGGCCGACGGTCATACGCGTAATTTCGCCAGGGTTCTCGGACCGCTCCTTGGCATGATGTCGTTCGCCGTGCTGCTGCGTGCCGACGATCTGACACCGATTCTGTCCGAGTTCTCCGCCAGCGCCGTGTGGCCCTGGGTGACAGGTGTGTTCGTGACGGCCGCGGGGATCGCGGTCGTCACCTTTCACCGGTCATGGCGGGGCGCCACGGCGTTCATCGTTTCGCTGCTGGGTTGGACGATGCTGGCAAAAGGCATCCTGCTGCTCACCTTTCCCGCCGCGCTGGATTCGCTGGCACAACGGATGTTGAGCGCGACGGCGGTCGTGCCCGTTGTCTACGCGCTCCTGATGGTGGGTTCGCTCTATGTGAGCTACATGGGGTGGCGGTCCGAGCGTCCCCCCAACGACAAGGGCGCGTCCCACGGGCAAGTGGCCGAAACACCTCACGGTTGAGGACCACCGGCCCTAGCCCAGGACTGCGAACCGTCGCATGGTGACCACATGGTCAAGTACATCGTGAACGGGGTGGTGGTCGTCGCCGGCCTGGTGGGATTGCGGCAGTTCTACCGAAACTGGGGCACGACGAAGGGGGAGTGCACCTCGCGCCTGCCCGGCGACGACCTTGTGGGCGCGCCTGCCGTCCAGACCACCGAAGGCGTGTGGGTGGACGCACCAGCGGACGCGGTCTGGTCAGAGTTGTTGCGGACCCTTCGGAATCGTGCCGGCATGAGCCGATGGATGGCTGCGCCATTGCAGGTGGCCCACCTGTCCGAGGGCGCTGTCCTGGTGTTGCAGTCGACGCCGAAGGGCCTGCACGCGGGCGCCGTGTGGTCGGTGAGCGTGATTCCGCACGGTGCGGACCGCTGCCGGGTACTGCTGCGGTGCCGGATCGGTCTGCGACACCCCGGTCAAGTCGTCGGCGTGGAACTGCTCGGCCCCGTGCGGGCTCTCGTGACACGGGCCATGTTGCGTGGCGTCCAGCGTCGAGCAGAAAGCGCCCCATTCCGGGTGACAGCCGAGGCGGCGGGAGTGCGCAGATTCGCCAGCGCCGGCGCGGATCCGGTAGCCCGCTGATTCGCCACGTCCGCACGTGGTGACAGCGGCGCGTCGGTGGTGCGTCACCGGTGGCATCATCTCAGCGGACAGGCGAAAGGACTCCGGAGTATGGATGTGCACCCCTTCCCCATCCTCGCCGCAGTGCTGGCGCTGGCCACCGTCGCCGGGCTTGTCGTCGCCCGCCTGCACCAACCTCTGCTCGTCGCGTTCCTGGCGGTCGGCGTCGCCGTCGGTCCGGTGGGCACCGGATGGGTATCGGCCGACGGCACGATAGAACTGTTGGCCGACTTCGGGATCGCACTGTTGCTGTTCCTCGTCGGGCTCCGACTCGACGTGCAGATGATTCGGAGCACCGGCCCCGTGGCGGTGATCACGGGGCTGAGCCAGGTGGTGATCACCGCGGTGCTCGGTTACCTCGCGGCGTTGGCATTCGGAATGGACGGCCTCACCGCGCTCTACATCGCCATGGCACTGACCTTCTCGTCGACGATCATCATCGTGAAGTTGTTGTCGGACAAGCGCGAACTCGACCAACTACACGGGCGCATCGCGGTCGGCCTGCTCATCGTGCAGGACCTCGTGGTGGTGGTCGTGATGATCGTGCTGACCGCTTTCGGGCAGGACACCGGTGGCGGGCTCGGCCACGGCGTGGTGGATGTGCTCCTCAAAGGGGCGGGGCTGCTGGGCGCGGCGTGGCTGTTGATGCGCTATGTGCTGCCCTGGCTTTTGCCGCACATCGCGAGAATGGCGGACCTGCTGGTGTTGTTCGGCGTCGCGTATGCGGCGTCGATGGCCGCGCTGAGCGAATGGCTGGGATTCAGCTCCGAAGTGGGCGCCTTTCTCGCCGGAGTCTCGTTGGCGAGCACGCCGTTCCGGGACGCCCTCGGCGCCCGGCTGGCCAGCCTGCGTGACTTCCTGCTGCTGTTCTTCTTCCTCGAACTGGGCTCCCGACTCGAATTCACCGATGTCGCAGGACAGATCCTCCCGGCAGTGGTGTTCGCCGCGCTGGTGCTGATCGGAAAGCCGTTGATCGTGATCGCGGTGATGTCGCTGATGCGTTATCCGTTGCGCGTCAGCGTCCTTGCCGGACTACCGCTGGGGCAGATATCGGAGTTCTCCTGGATCCTGGCCGCTTTGGGGCTCAGCCTCGGTCACATCACCAACGCCACGGTCAGTCTCATCACCCTGGTGGGACTCATCACGATCGCCGTGTCGACGTACCTGATCACCTATTCCGAACAGATCTACGACCGCGTCAAGAGCGGTTTGGCTCGCCTGGAGCGGCGACGGCCCCGCGATCCGAAAACCGTTGTCGCCGATGATTGTGACGTGATCCTCTACGGCCTGGGCCGGTTCGGCGGACACCTGGCCCACCGGCTGAGCGAGGCCGGCCACCGGGTCCTTGCGGTGGACTTCGATCCACACCAGATCAAGACGCATTCCGGTGACGAGTTCGCCGTGGTGTTCGGCAGTGCCGAGGACGAGCAGCTGCTCGAGGCGCTGCCGCTGGCGCAGGCGAAGTACGTCATCAGCGCCATTCCGATAGTGACGATCAACCTGACGCTCTTACACGCCCTGCGCCACCACGGATTCGGCGGCACCATCGCGCTCACCGCACACACCCACCACGATGCCGAGCGCCTGCGCGCCGCCGGGGTCCACACCGTGCTCGAGCCGTTTTCCACGGCCGCGCGCGCGACGTCGGACACGCTGCACGAACTGCTCACCGACGGCGGCGACGCGACGGGTGATGACGGGAAGTCCGGCGGTCACAGTGACAGATAGGTCTTGGCGATGCGCCTGGTCGCCGCCGGCGCGTAACGAATTCGCCGAACGGAACCTGCTGCCGCACAACGACGATGTAGTCTGACAAGAGAGTTGATGGTTCAGAAAGGGCGGTCTCGTGATGTCAACCGGTCACGATCACTCGCCGGATCACGGTGGCGAGGCCGAACCGGACTACCGCTTCACGCTGGCGAACGAGCGCACCTTTCTGGCCTGGATCCGCACGGCGCTGGCGCTGATCGCCGGCGGTATCGCCGTGGTGCAGTTCGTGCCGTCCTTCGGTATCCCCGGTGTGCGGCACGGTCTGAGCGTGGTGCTCACCGCCGGCGGTGGGCTGCTGGCGGCACTGGCGGTGCGGCGCTGGCAACGCGTACAGACGGCGATGCGCCGTGACGAGGACCTGCCGCCCACGCTGGTGCCGGTGCTGCTCGGCGGCGCGATCTTCGTGGTCACCGTCGCGGTCCTGGTGATCCTGGTCGTCTGGCCGCCGGCCCGGGGGTGAGATGGCACGCCGAGAGCCGTGGAAACCCGGACTGCCCGCCGAGCGCACGTTGTTATCATGGGAGAGAAGCGCATTCGGATTCCTGGTCGGTGGCGCGCTGGTGATGTTGCGCCAACACGGCCCGCTCGGGCCGGGCCGGACAGCGCTGGCGCTGACGGCGACGGCGCTCGCCTTGCTCGTCCTGGCGCTCGGTTATCGGCGGTCGCGGCAGATCCGAGCCGCGGACGGCGCGGTCATGCCCGCTCCACGTACCGAGATCCTGCTGATCGGCGGCGCCACCGTCGCGTTCGCGGCGGCTGTTGTCATCGCGCTGCTCGTCTCGGCGGTGTTCGGTTAGCGGACGAGGCCCAGCTTCTCGGCGGTGTCGAAATCGTCGTCGATGAGGACCACGGCGCGGTCGGCGCGGTCGATCAACGAGGCGGCGATGGAGGAGCGGTAGCCGGAGGCGCAGTGCACCCACACGTCGCCGCCGGGCACTTCATCGATGCGCCTGCTGATTTCGTGCAGCGGGATGTTGAGCGCGCCCGGAATATGGCCGTCGTCGAACTCACCGCTCTGCCGGACATCGAGCACGGCGGGCCGTCGCGTGCCGAGCGCCTCGGCCAGGTCGGCGAAATCCGCGACCCGGTAGGACCGTAGCGGTGTATCCCCGGTCAGCGTGTGTACCTCGCCCACGGCCGACCCGGTGAGGTTGTCGACGCCGATGCGCGCCAGTTCGCGCCGGGCATCGGCGATCTGGGACTCGCTGTCGCCGATGAGGGTCAGCGGAGACCCCCAGGAGTAGAGCCAGCCCAGGTAGGTGACGAAGGAATCCGAGAGCTCGAACCCGACCGAGCCGTCGAGGTGCCCGGCGGCGAAGGCGGTGCGGTTGCGCAGGTCCACCACCCACTCGCCGGCGTCGATGCGCCGACGCAGTTCGGCGGGGTCCACCGGCAGTGGAAGCGACAGGTCCACCGGCGCCGGACCCCGGGCGTTGATGACGCCCATGTGTGCGTAGTAGGCGGGGTAGGCCGACAGGCCGGCGATCAGCTCGTCGACATAACTCTGCTCGTCCTGGGTCAGTGCCGGATTGTCCTGGCGCTGATCGGCAATGGTTGATGCGTCGCCGCTGGCCGGGGTCGCCGAGCAGAAGCTGCCGAAGCCGTGTGTCGGGTAGACCTGGGCATTCTGGGGCAGTTCGGCCGCAAGCCGGCGCACCGAGTGGAACTGCGCGTGGCTGAGCTCTTCGGTGTGCTCGGAGCCCAGCAGGTCGGTACGGCCGGTCGTGCCGTGCAGCATCGACCCGCCGGTGAACACGCCGAGCACCGCGTCGGCGGCGTCGTGCAGCACGTAGCTGACGTGGTGGTGGGTATGGCCGGGGGTGTGCATGACCCGCAGCCGGATCGGCCCGACATCGATCACGTCGCCATCGCCGACAGCGCGGCGCTGGTAGCCGACCTCGTCACCGGCGGGCACCACGTATTCGGCATCGACGGTGCGGGAGAGCTCCAGACCGCCGGTGACGTAGTCGTTGTGGATGTGTGTCTCGAGCACATGGGTGATCCGCACCCCCCGCTCACGGGCCAGGTCCAGCACCCGGTCGATATCGCGTTGCGGATCGATCACCACGGCGATGTCGTCGATGCTGATCAGGTAGCTGCGGTCACCCAGTCCGGTGGTTTCGATGATGGCCACGTCGATCTGGGGCGGAGGGCTGATATTGCTGTGCGGCAACGTCATCGGCTTCCCCCGTCCAGGGTGTCGAGGGCGGCCCGCAGTTTGGCGGCGGCCTCGTCGGCGACCTCGCGTACCCCGGGCTGATCGGAGAGCGCAACCATCACCTGCGGATCCATCGCGTCGACGATCACCGTGTCGGCACCGGCGGTGGTATCGGCACGCACCGCGACGTTGCAGGGCAGCAGCAGGCCGATCTGCCGGTCTGCGATCACCGCCCGGTGTGCCAACGGGGGGTTGCAGGCACCGAGGATCAGGTAGTCCTCGATGTCCTCGCCCAGCTTGGCTTTCAGCGTGGCCTTCATGTCGATCTCGGTCAGTATGCCGAAACCTTGTTGGGCCAAGGCCTTTCGAGTCCGCTCCACCGCATCCTCGAATGTGGTGTGCAGCGTCGTCGACAGTGCGTAACCCATATCTACCTCCTGATCAGGCGAGTGCCATGAACAATTTCTCCAGTTCGGCTTCGGTCATCGGCTGCTTGCCGTCCTGAGCCTCACCGGTCAGGCATTCCCGCATCCCGGTGGCGACGATCTTGAAGCCGGCCCTGTCCAGGGCGCGTGACACCGCGGCAAGCTGGGTCACCACGTCCTTGCATTCGCGGCCCTGTTCGATCATCGAGATCACTCCGGCGAGTTGCCCCTGTGCCCTGCGCAGCCTGTTGAGCACTGCGGCGATTGCGTCTTCGTCACCGACCATGGTGTTGTTCCTCTCTACGGACAGTACAGCCATGGTACCCGCGGGGGTATTCCTCGCGGTCATGATGCGGCCGCCGGTCGCGAGCCCGGTGCGGCGATGAGACGCCGCAGCGGGCAGTGTGCGAACCGGGTGCAGGCGAAGGTCATGGCCGCCGCGACCGCCGTGAGTGCCGCGGCGGCGATCCCGACGCCGGGATGGATCTCCTGGGCGAGGATCACCGATGACATCGCCAGCACGAACCAGCCGAAGGACTTCCGCAGCGCGTCCGGGTCGACCTTCGCGGTCAGACGGGCCCCGAGCAGGGTGCCCATCACGGCCGCGGCGGTCACCGCGCCCGCCACCGCCCAGTCGATCTGGACGCTGGACAGATAGCCGCCGAGGCCGGCGAAGGATTTCATCGCGATGACGATCAGCGAGGTGCCGACCGCGACGGGCATCGGCAGGCCGCCGAGCAGTGCCAGGGCGGGTACGACCAGGAATCCGCCGCCCGCGCCGACGAGTCCGGTGACCAGGCCGACGACCAGCCCTTCGGCGACGATCTTGGGCACGGGCATCCGGTGCGCCTCGTCGGTGACCTCGATGTTCTTGCGTCCACGCAGCATGGCGATGGCGGTGGCGATCATCATCACGGCGAATCCGATCAGCAGGACGCTGCCG
It includes:
- a CDS encoding cation:proton antiporter, with product MDVHPFPILAAVLALATVAGLVVARLHQPLLVAFLAVGVAVGPVGTGWVSADGTIELLADFGIALLLFLVGLRLDVQMIRSTGPVAVITGLSQVVITAVLGYLAALAFGMDGLTALYIAMALTFSSTIIIVKLLSDKRELDQLHGRIAVGLLIVQDLVVVVVMIVLTAFGQDTGGGLGHGVVDVLLKGAGLLGAAWLLMRYVLPWLLPHIARMADLLVLFGVAYAASMAALSEWLGFSSEVGAFLAGVSLASTPFRDALGARLASLRDFLLLFFFLELGSRLEFTDVAGQILPAVVFAALVLIGKPLIVIAVMSLMRYPLRVSVLAGLPLGQISEFSWILAALGLSLGHITNATVSLITLVGLITIAVSTYLITYSEQIYDRVKSGLARLERRRPRDPKTVVADDCDVILYGLGRFGGHLAHRLSEAGHRVLAVDFDPHQIKTHSGDEFAVVFGSAEDEQLLEALPLAQAKYVISAIPIVTINLTLLHALRHHGFGGTIALTAHTHHDAERLRAAGVHTVLEPFSTAARATSDTLHELLTDGGDATGDDGKSGGHSDR
- a CDS encoding DUF302 domain-containing protein, with amino-acid sequence MGYALSTTLHTTFEDAVERTRKALAQQGFGILTEIDMKATLKAKLGEDIEDYLILGACNPPLAHRAVIADRQIGLLLPCNVAVRADTTAGADTVIVDAMDPQVMVALSDQPGVREVADEAAAKLRAALDTLDGGSR
- a CDS encoding metal-sensitive transcriptional regulator, giving the protein MVGDEDAIAAVLNRLRRAQGQLAGVISMIEQGRECKDVVTQLAAVSRALDRAGFKIVATGMRECLTGEAQDGKQPMTEAELEKLFMALA
- a CDS encoding sulfite exporter TauE/SafE family protein, which produces MIVLTIGLAVFVGVALGLLGGGGSILTVPLLAYVAGMDAKQAIATSLLVVGVTSAIGAVSHARAGRVQWRTGLIFGAAGMAGAYGGGLLARFIPGSVLLIGFAVMMIATAIAMLRGRKNIEVTDEAHRMPVPKIVAEGLVVGLVTGLVGAGGGFLVVPALALLGGLPMPVAVGTSLIVIAMKSFAGLGGYLSSVQIDWAVAGAVTAAAVMGTLLGARLTAKVDPDALRKSFGWFVLAMSSVILAQEIHPGVGIAAAALTAVAAAMTFACTRFAHCPLRRLIAAPGSRPAAAS
- a CDS encoding YidH family protein codes for the protein MSTGHDHSPDHGGEAEPDYRFTLANERTFLAWIRTALALIAGGIAVVQFVPSFGIPGVRHGLSVVLTAGGGLLAALAVRRWQRVQTAMRRDEDLPPTLVPVLLGGAIFVVTVAVLVILVVWPPARG
- a CDS encoding MBL fold metallo-hydrolase, which encodes MDVAIIETTGLGDRSYLISIDDIAVVIDPQRDIDRVLDLARERGVRITHVLETHIHNDYVTGGLELSRTVDAEYVVPAGDEVGYQRRAVGDGDVIDVGPIRLRVMHTPGHTHHHVSYVLHDAADAVLGVFTGGSMLHGTTGRTDLLGSEHTEELSHAQFHSVRRLAAELPQNAQVYPTHGFGSFCSATPASGDASTIADQRQDNPALTQDEQSYVDELIAGLSAYPAYYAHMGVINARGPAPVDLSLPLPVDPAELRRRIDAGEWVVDLRNRTAFAAGHLDGSVGFELSDSFVTYLGWLYSWGSPLTLIGDSESQIADARRELARIGVDNLTGSAVGEVHTLTGDTPLRSYRVADFADLAEALGTRRPAVLDVRQSGEFDDGHIPGALNIPLHEISRRIDEVPGGDVWVHCASGYRSSIAASLIDRADRAVVLIDDDFDTAEKLGLVR
- a CDS encoding DUF202 domain-containing protein, with product MARREPWKPGLPAERTLLSWERSAFGFLVGGALVMLRQHGPLGPGRTALALTATALALLVLALGYRRSRQIRAADGAVMPAPRTEILLIGGATVAFAAAVVIALLVSAVFG
- a CDS encoding GAF domain-containing sensor histidine kinase codes for the protein MHLQLDELQGASDQTEKLLHVIMGISSDLDLDATLDRITHAAITLTGARYGALGVRDGGGALTSFLHQGIDPALVERIGPLPVGKGVLGVPLQDAPALRLDDLADHPAAAGFPPHHPPMHAFLGVPITIRGEVYGSLYVTHDRPGPTFSESDEVSVRVLASAAAVAIDNARLFERVRAAATWMQASREISTALLSGGPGSENPLRLIAERARDLTDAEQAIVLVPETGDSDDDARTLIVSTAVGLHAEKVVGQRVPIDSSTSGSVFRSKMPVITESFLHPIQSFTDVGQRPAIVMPLTLEDAVIGVLAIARHQDDAPFDPSYLDLVRDFARHAAIALTLASSRARERELLVLADRERIAHDLHDHVIQRLFAAGLDVQGTIARSRSPEVNDRLARTVDELQSTIETIRSTIFKLESPVAKNADLRVRLQALISELAGDSGIATSVRVAGPLGGVAAAVCEHAEAVASEAISNAVRHAHASHINVTVMVDDDFTVEIADDGDGIPEDNVRHSGLANMRWRAEHLGGTCTIVTAPGSGTTVRWTVPVLLD